The following are encoded together in the Pseudobacteroides sp. genome:
- a CDS encoding ATP-binding protein: MKTKRFYNVKIASNIGNIRNVVNEIINRINGLCGVDDRFVYDTKVILNELIINAIKHGNNCINEKSVKVSAALINDQYLLFSIQDEGEGYCRDTSISENEPDGLNNCCSLLEGGRGIIIVKCLCDKLKFNRKGNRVLVLKRINS; encoded by the coding sequence TTGAAAACGAAAAGGTTCTATAATGTTAAAATTGCCAGTAACATTGGAAATATCAGAAATGTAGTTAATGAGATAATTAACAGGATAAATGGGCTATGTGGTGTTGACGATAGATTTGTTTATGACACCAAAGTGATATTGAATGAGTTGATTATTAATGCAATAAAGCATGGCAATAATTGTATCAATGAAAAAAGCGTAAAAGTATCTGCGGCACTAATAAACGATCAATACCTCCTATTTTCAATACAGGACGAAGGGGAAGGCTATTGCCGGGACACCTCAATTTCAGAAAATGAACCTGACGGACTTAACAATTGCTGCTCTTTATTAGAAGGCGGCAGAGGAATAATAATTGTAAAATGCCTTTGCGATAAGCTTAAATTTAATAGAAAGGGCAATCGTGTGCTTGTGCTTAAGAGGATTAATTCATAA
- a CDS encoding SigB/SigF/SigG family RNA polymerase sigma factor, with amino-acid sequence MNDNIDVSLSQADNDEIFVLYRNNPSVSNRNTIVNRFMYLAEIISKKFVNRGVDYEDIYQVACIALIKAVERFSPDKGVKFVSFATPTIIGEIKRYFRDKGSVIRIPRRIYEVYQKVNLARDTLTQELNRSPRVDEIAKYLNIDEETVLEIIESWNAYNMQSFDQNAFSDDDLELHETIGEEDHTFERIENLDFLGKSLDSFNDAEKEFIKMRYFSNKTQKEIAEKFSVSQMYISRMERKILDKFRKILSK; translated from the coding sequence ATGAATGATAATATAGATGTTTCATTAAGCCAGGCAGATAATGATGAGATTTTCGTACTATACAGGAACAATCCCAGTGTTTCTAATAGAAACACCATTGTTAATCGGTTCATGTACCTTGCGGAGATAATCTCCAAAAAATTTGTCAATAGAGGCGTTGATTACGAGGATATTTATCAGGTAGCTTGTATAGCACTTATCAAAGCTGTTGAACGCTTTAGTCCGGATAAGGGAGTAAAGTTTGTAAGCTTTGCAACACCTACAATTATAGGGGAAATAAAAAGATATTTCAGGGACAAGGGGTCGGTAATCAGGATCCCCAGAAGAATTTATGAAGTTTATCAAAAGGTCAATCTGGCTAGGGATACACTGACTCAGGAGTTAAACAGAAGTCCTAGAGTAGATGAAATAGCAAAGTACCTTAATATTGACGAGGAAACAGTACTCGAAATAATTGAATCCTGGAATGCATACAACATGCAGTCCTTCGACCAAAATGCATTTTCAGATGATGATTTAGAGCTGCATGAGACTATCGGAGAAGAAGATCATACATTTGAAAGGATTGAAAATCTGGACTTTTTGGGAAAAAGCTTGGATAGTTTTAATGATGCTGAAAAAGAATTTATAAAGATGCGTTATTTCAGTAACAAAACTCAAAAGGAGATTGCAGAAAAGTTTTCGGTATCACAAATGTATATTTCCCGAATGGAAAGAAAAATACTTGATAAATTTCGCAAAATATTGTCGAAATAG
- a CDS encoding ATP-binding protein, translating into MDNFDIIELKFPLKAEYVGIVRLTASGISNRIGFDIDSIEDIKIAIAEVCNKLITVEGSKQELVKIIFRIEKDRLTVIFDSDDESLKCIFTGSDNEFGLSIINALMDEVELCSDSYILSISKVIEGKS; encoded by the coding sequence ATGGATAATTTTGATATCATAGAGCTTAAGTTTCCGTTAAAAGCTGAGTATGTCGGTATTGTAAGGTTGACAGCCTCAGGCATATCAAACAGGATAGGTTTTGATATTGACTCTATTGAAGATATAAAGATCGCAATAGCAGAGGTTTGTAACAAGCTAATTACTGTAGAAGGATCCAAACAGGAGCTTGTTAAAATAATTTTCAGGATTGAGAAGGACAGGTTAACTGTTATCTTTGATTCTGATGATGAATCACTTAAGTGTATATTTACCGGAAGCGATAATGAGTTTGGACTTTCGATAATAAATGCCCTAATGGATGAGGTAGAGCTGTGTTCAGACAGTTATATATTGTCTATATCAAAAGTGATTGAAGGGAAAAGTTGA
- a CDS encoding STAS domain-containing protein, which translates to MAEELGYREERNESSVDIYLAGELDIYSSEGFKEKLYNTADNADVDLKIHCDNLKYIDSTGLGIFVGALKRVKAKNKNIFLVNLKDNLKKLFIITGLDKVFIIEE; encoded by the coding sequence ATGGCAGAAGAATTAGGTTATAGGGAAGAACGGAATGAAAGTTCTGTAGACATATATCTGGCAGGTGAGTTGGACATATATTCGTCTGAGGGCTTCAAGGAGAAGCTGTATAATACTGCAGACAATGCTGATGTTGACTTAAAAATACATTGTGATAACCTAAAGTACATAGACAGTACTGGTCTAGGTATTTTCGTGGGAGCTCTTAAAAGAGTTAAAGCGAAAAATAAGAATATATTTCTTGTTAATCTTAAAGATAATTTAAAAAAGTTGTTTATAATAACAGGGCTTGATAAGGTATTTATAATAGAGGAGTGA
- a CDS encoding DnaJ domain-containing protein, with protein MAEQRDSYEVLGLKKEAGKDDIIKRYNLLMKKYKGDKNIKSDEDRKRSIEEIEAAYNLLMGYDFDSLAGGKLSEEAKKPPNPILKKINVDEKKLGNVIYYYKIPVIIGIIVLVSVFLLIKSIVTNVEPDLIIKLVGLYPSQGVETLEDKIEAGISGTKEVQIDPIVFWDKANPAVESSMEMKFVTMSGTGKVDAYFLDKERFDKLMAMTNRVQELDHIVKKYENKIDAKNIYKVKLKNKDTEHVYGIGVEKSSLFKGTGLENFKIILSVGVDGDNDENTMKLIDLLLK; from the coding sequence ATGGCTGAACAAAGGGATTCTTATGAAGTGTTGGGATTAAAAAAAGAAGCAGGTAAAGATGATATAATAAAAAGATACAACTTGCTGATGAAGAAGTATAAGGGCGATAAAAACATTAAATCTGATGAAGATAGAAAACGCAGTATAGAAGAGATTGAGGCGGCATATAATTTACTTATGGGATACGACTTTGATTCGTTGGCAGGAGGTAAATTGTCAGAGGAGGCTAAAAAGCCCCCTAATCCTATCTTGAAAAAGATTAACGTGGATGAAAAGAAGTTGGGAAATGTTATATATTACTATAAAATACCTGTAATTATCGGTATAATAGTTTTAGTAAGTGTGTTTTTACTTATAAAATCCATAGTTACTAATGTAGAGCCGGACCTTATAATAAAGCTAGTAGGACTTTATCCCAGCCAGGGTGTTGAAACGTTGGAAGACAAGATTGAGGCCGGTATTTCAGGCACAAAAGAAGTACAAATAGACCCAATTGTATTTTGGGATAAAGCTAATCCTGCAGTGGAATCTTCTATGGAAATGAAGTTTGTTACAATGTCGGGAACCGGGAAAGTAGATGCATATTTTCTTGACAAAGAACGTTTTGACAAGTTGATGGCTATGACCAACAGAGTGCAGGAGTTGGATCATATTGTCAAGAAATATGAAAATAAAATTGATGCTAAAAATATTTATAAAGTGAAGTTGAAAAATAAAGATACTGAACATGTATATGGTATTGGCGTTGAAAAGAGCAGTTTGTTTAAAGGAACTGGATTGGAAAATTTCAAAATTATACTTTCCGTTGGAGTAGATGGAGATAATGATGAAAATACAATGAAGCTTATTGATTTACTGTTAAAATAA
- the lysS gene encoding lysine--tRNA ligase, with protein MSENIEQNNELQDLNELLRVRRAKLAELQNNDKDPFKIVKFDVNCSAKYILDNFEEMEGKSVTLAGRIMSKRGMGKAGFCNLQDRDGKIQLYVRVDGIGEESYSEFKKFDIGDIVGVSGEVFKTNSGEISIKVKEITLLTKSLQPLPEKWHGLKDMDLRYRQRYVDLIVNPEVRNTFMVRSKIIKAVREFLDNRGFLEVDTPLLNTIPGGASAKPFITHHNTLDIDLYLRIAPELYLKRLIVGGLEKVYEMGRMFRNEGMSVKHNPEFTLMEVYEAYNDYKGMMELTENLISSVAEKVLGTTKISYQGQEIDLAPPWNRMTMVEAVKKHTGIDFDQVGSDEEARQIAKDKKVHINGSLTKGEILNLMFEEFVEEHLIQPTFIMDYPVEVSPLTKRKPDRPELTERFELFITGREMANAYSELNDPLDQRDRFVSQVKKREAGDEEANMMDEDFLTALEYGMPPTGGLGIGIDRLIMLLTDSYSIRDILLFPTMKPRD; from the coding sequence ATGTCTGAAAACATTGAACAAAATAATGAGTTGCAGGATTTAAACGAACTACTTAGGGTTAGAAGGGCTAAATTGGCAGAATTGCAGAATAACGATAAGGACCCTTTTAAGATTGTCAAATTTGATGTTAATTGTTCCGCTAAATATATATTGGATAACTTTGAGGAAATGGAAGGAAAATCGGTTACCCTAGCAGGCAGAATTATGTCTAAAAGAGGCATGGGTAAGGCTGGTTTCTGTAATCTCCAGGATAGGGACGGAAAAATTCAGCTATATGTACGTGTTGATGGAATCGGTGAGGAAAGCTATAGTGAATTTAAGAAGTTTGATATTGGAGATATAGTTGGAGTTAGTGGTGAAGTATTTAAAACTAACTCGGGAGAAATTTCCATTAAGGTAAAAGAAATAACTCTTTTGACCAAGTCTTTGCAGCCTCTGCCTGAGAAGTGGCATGGACTTAAGGATATGGATTTAAGGTACAGACAAAGATATGTGGACCTCATTGTAAATCCTGAGGTCAGAAATACATTCATGGTAAGAAGCAAGATAATAAAAGCGGTTAGAGAGTTTCTCGATAACAGAGGCTTTCTAGAAGTTGACACACCACTTCTTAATACTATACCTGGTGGGGCATCAGCAAAGCCTTTTATCACACATCACAATACCCTTGATATTGACCTGTACTTAAGAATAGCTCCTGAACTCTATTTAAAAAGACTTATAGTAGGCGGTCTTGAAAAGGTATATGAGATGGGAAGGATGTTCAGGAATGAAGGCATGTCGGTAAAACATAATCCTGAGTTTACATTGATGGAAGTATATGAGGCGTATAATGACTATAAGGGTATGATGGAATTGACTGAAAACCTTATCTCCTCAGTGGCGGAAAAGGTTCTTGGCACTACGAAGATAAGTTATCAGGGACAGGAAATTGACCTTGCACCGCCATGGAACAGAATGACTATGGTAGAGGCGGTGAAAAAGCACACCGGCATAGATTTTGACCAGGTTGGAAGCGATGAGGAAGCAAGACAAATTGCAAAAGACAAAAAGGTTCACATAAATGGAAGTCTAACAAAGGGCGAAATTCTTAACCTGATGTTTGAAGAATTTGTCGAAGAACACCTTATACAACCAACATTTATCATGGACTATCCTGTTGAGGTTTCACCTCTCACAAAGAGGAAGCCGGACAGGCCTGAGCTGACAGAAAGGTTTGAGCTGTTTATAACCGGCAGGGAAATGGCTAATGCATATTCAGAGTTAAATGATCCTTTAGATCAAAGGGATAGATTTGTAAGTCAGGTGAAGAAGAGGGAAGCTGGCGACGAGGAAGCAAACATGATGGATGAAGATTTCCTTACTGCATTGGAATACGGTATGCCGCCAACAGGCGGTCTGGGTATTGGGATAGACAGGCTTATTATGCTTCTTACCGACTCCTATTCAATAAGAGATATATTGTTGTTCCCTACAATGAAGCCCCGTGATTAA
- the greA gene encoding transcription elongation factor GreA translates to MTSKEVVLTYEGLKKLEEELEYLKGIKRREIAERIKQALSFGDISENSEYDEAKNEQAHIEGRIVQIETMLKHAKVIDEDEVSTEVVSLGSKVRLLDIEFNEEVEYYIVGSTEADPSKFKISNESPVGSALIGKKIGESVDVVVPDGIINFKILEIHK, encoded by the coding sequence ATGACCAGCAAAGAAGTTGTTTTGACTTATGAAGGGTTAAAAAAGTTAGAGGAAGAATTGGAATATTTGAAAGGCATTAAAAGAAGAGAAATTGCTGAAAGAATAAAGCAAGCACTCTCCTTTGGAGATATTTCTGAGAACTCTGAGTATGATGAAGCTAAAAACGAGCAAGCCCATATTGAGGGAAGAATTGTTCAAATAGAAACCATGTTAAAACATGCCAAGGTAATTGATGAAGATGAAGTAAGCACTGAGGTAGTAAGCTTGGGATCTAAGGTCAGACTTCTTGACATTGAATTCAATGAAGAGGTTGAGTATTATATAGTTGGTTCAACAGAAGCAGATCCGTCAAAGTTTAAAATATCAAATGAATCTCCTGTAGGTAGTGCCCTTATAGGGAAGAAAATCGGTGAATCTGTTGATGTTGTCGTGCCTGATGGAATTATTAACTTTAAAATTCTTGAGATTCACAAATAA
- a CDS encoding spore maturation protein — protein sequence MILKDISNLTVPLIFAVILIAGAIKNVKVYDVFVENAKEGISTIIRIMPSLIGLMVAIGVFRASGALDLLIYATKPLAFIMGIPSEVLPLAFLRPISGSASLALVSDIMKSFGADSYIGRVVSTMMGSTETIFYTLTVYYGSVGIKNIRHTLAAALIAECVSVLVSVWVCAYMFGT from the coding sequence ATCATTCTTAAGGATATTTCAAATCTAACTGTACCCCTTATTTTTGCAGTTATATTAATTGCAGGAGCTATTAAAAATGTAAAGGTATATGATGTTTTTGTTGAAAATGCAAAGGAAGGTATAAGTACAATAATAAGAATTATGCCATCTCTTATCGGTCTCATGGTGGCAATAGGTGTTTTCAGAGCATCAGGGGCTTTGGATCTTTTAATATATGCGACCAAGCCGTTGGCTTTCATAATGGGAATTCCGTCTGAGGTTTTGCCCCTTGCATTTTTAAGGCCTATTTCCGGAAGTGCCTCCCTGGCTCTGGTATCGGATATAATGAAGAGCTTTGGTGCTGACTCCTATATAGGAAGAGTAGTCTCAACAATGATGGGATCAACGGAGACAATATTTTATACATTGACTGTTTATTACGGTTCTGTAGGTATAAAGAACATAAGACATACACTGGCAGCTGCCCTAATTGCAGAATGCGTCAGTGTGTTGGTGTCAGTGTGGGTGTGTGCATATATGTTCGGTACATAA
- a CDS encoding nucleoside recognition domain-containing protein produces MLNYIWMGMLLIGFVIGGLNGRLEEVTQAAFNSSKSAVELSIGLLGILCLWTGLMGVAEKSGLLNKIAYLVSPLIRLLFPQIPKKSPAIGAIVMNMAANFLGLGNAATPLGLKAMNELQKHNTSKETASDSMVMFLILNASAIQLVPATIIALRSSAGSTNPAEVIIPIWVASASAAVTGIIAVKVLGNLKRNR; encoded by the coding sequence ATGCTTAATTATATCTGGATGGGAATGCTGTTAATAGGTTTTGTTATTGGTGGATTAAACGGCAGGCTTGAAGAGGTTACTCAAGCAGCATTTAATTCATCAAAATCAGCCGTCGAGCTTTCGATAGGCCTCCTTGGCATATTATGTCTGTGGACGGGTTTAATGGGTGTTGCAGAGAAAAGCGGACTGTTAAATAAGATAGCTTATCTGGTATCACCCCTTATTAGACTGTTGTTCCCTCAAATACCTAAAAAAAGTCCGGCTATAGGAGCAATAGTAATGAATATGGCTGCTAACTTTTTAGGTTTGGGTAATGCTGCTACGCCATTAGGACTAAAAGCTATGAATGAGCTTCAAAAGCATAACACCTCAAAGGAAACAGCTTCTGATTCCATGGTTATGTTCCTTATACTAAATGCATCGGCTATCCAATTAGTGCCTGCAACAATTATAGCTCTAAGATCTTCGGCGGGATCAACCAATCCTGCAGAGGTAATTATACCGATATGGGTAGCATCTGCTTCAGCTGCAGTGACGGGGATAATTGCCGTTAAGGTATTGGGAAACCTAAAAAGAAACCGTTAG
- a CDS encoding AbrB/MazE/SpoVT family DNA-binding domain-containing protein, with protein sequence MKSTGIVRKVDELGRVVLPIELRRTLDIAEKDALEIYVDGQTIILKKYEPACIFCGNAKDVSVYKGKNICPDCMRELKK encoded by the coding sequence ATGAAATCTACTGGAATTGTTAGAAAAGTTGATGAGTTAGGAAGGGTTGTACTTCCAATCGAATTAAGAAGAACACTTGACATCGCAGAAAAGGATGCTTTAGAAATATACGTAGATGGTCAGACAATCATACTCAAGAAATACGAACCAGCTTGCATATTCTGTGGAAATGCTAAAGATGTTTCAGTATACAAGGGCAAAAACATTTGTCCCGACTGTATGAGAGAATTAAAGAAATAA
- the rsmI gene encoding 16S rRNA (cytidine(1402)-2'-O)-methyltransferase — translation MSEKGILYLVATPIGNLEDITLRAINVLKQVDIIAAEDTRQTLKLLNHLEIKKPLVSYYEHNKTVKGNYLIEQLLDGKEIALVSDAGTPAISDPGEDLVKLAIKNNINITSIPGPVAAIAGITASGLKCGRFVFEGFLPMNKKVRKDRLNQLKGEVRTMVFYEAPHKLIYTLKDLYETLGDRRIVLARELTKKFEEYLRLSLKEALNYYDEKSPKGEYVLMVEGANEEEIEEERNEKWSSVSLEEHINMYMDEGMTKKEAISKVAADRGLSKRDVYNSCMIK, via the coding sequence TTGAGTGAAAAGGGAATTCTGTATCTTGTTGCAACACCAATAGGCAATCTTGAAGATATAACATTAAGGGCAATAAATGTTTTAAAGCAGGTGGACATTATTGCCGCAGAGGATACGCGGCAGACATTGAAGCTATTAAACCACCTGGAAATAAAAAAGCCTTTGGTAAGCTATTATGAGCATAATAAAACAGTTAAAGGCAATTATCTCATTGAACAGCTTTTAGATGGAAAGGAAATAGCCCTGGTTTCTGACGCGGGAACACCAGCAATTTCAGACCCGGGAGAGGACCTGGTTAAACTGGCCATCAAAAACAATATTAATATAACTTCCATTCCGGGGCCGGTAGCTGCTATAGCAGGTATAACGGCATCAGGCCTTAAGTGCGGCCGCTTTGTTTTTGAGGGGTTTCTCCCCATGAATAAAAAGGTCAGAAAGGACAGGTTGAACCAGCTTAAGGGCGAAGTGAGAACAATGGTATTTTATGAAGCTCCTCATAAACTAATCTATACCCTGAAGGATTTGTATGAAACCCTGGGCGATAGAAGGATTGTACTTGCAAGAGAGCTTACCAAAAAGTTTGAGGAGTATTTACGCCTAAGCCTTAAGGAAGCATTGAATTATTATGATGAGAAATCGCCTAAAGGTGAATACGTCCTAATGGTTGAAGGAGCTAACGAAGAGGAAATAGAAGAGGAACGGAACGAAAAATGGAGCAGTGTTAGTCTTGAAGAACATATAAATATGTATATGGATGAAGGTATGACAAAAAAGGAGGCAATATCTAAAGTAGCCGCCGATCGAGGTCTTAGCAAAAGAGATGTATACAATAGTTGTATGATAAAATAG
- a CDS encoding tRNA1(Val) (adenine(37)-N6)-methyltransferase: MDDLQFKGLKIIQKKDGFKFGVDAVILSHFLSVKKNDDVIDLGTGTGIIPILLAGKTEAKSITGLEIQSDMAEMAARSVSLNCQCNRVKIVCADIKESVERFGSSRFNCVVTNPPYMSIGRGLVNPSDTKSIARHEILCTLEDIIRVSSRLLVPGGQFAMVHRPQRLVDILFLMRQYKIEPKFLRFVHPSPYKRANLVLVKGFRGGNPELKMMEPLYVYDESGKFSKEIDEIYQRGEL; this comes from the coding sequence ATGGACGATCTTCAGTTTAAAGGCCTTAAAATAATTCAAAAAAAAGATGGATTCAAGTTTGGTGTCGATGCAGTTATTTTGAGCCATTTCTTGAGTGTAAAAAAGAATGATGATGTCATTGATTTAGGAACAGGGACAGGCATAATACCCATTTTGCTGGCAGGAAAGACTGAAGCCAAATCAATAACGGGACTTGAAATTCAGTCTGATATGGCGGAAATGGCAGCCCGGAGTGTTTCGCTTAACTGTCAGTGTAACAGGGTTAAGATTGTTTGTGCTGATATCAAGGAAAGTGTAGAACGTTTCGGCAGTTCAAGGTTTAACTGTGTTGTTACAAATCCTCCATATATGAGTATTGGCAGAGGGCTAGTGAACCCCTCTGATACGAAGTCAATTGCCAGACATGAGATTTTATGTACTTTAGAGGATATAATAAGGGTTAGCTCAAGGCTTCTTGTTCCAGGGGGGCAATTTGCCATGGTTCACAGGCCGCAGCGGTTGGTTGATATATTATTCCTCATGAGGCAATATAAAATAGAGCCCAAGTTTTTAAGGTTTGTTCATCCTTCTCCCTATAAGCGTGCCAACCTTGTGCTTGTGAAGGGTTTTAGAGGCGGCAACCCTGAACTTAAAATGATGGAACCGTTATATGTTTATGACGAGAGCGGTAAGTTTTCAAAGGAGATAGACGAGATATATCAAAGAGGAGAATTATAA
- a CDS encoding DUF362 domain-containing protein, with translation MAYFIEESCISCGACESECPVSCIAAGDKAYVIDADACISCGACANVCPVDAPKEQ, from the coding sequence ATGGCATATTTTATTGAAGAATCATGTATTAGCTGTGGAGCTTGTGAATCAGAATGCCCTGTTTCCTGTATAGCTGCTGGGGATAAAGCATATGTTATAGATGCAGATGCATGTATTTCATGTGGTGCTTGTGCAAATGTTTGCCCTGTTGATGCACCAAAGGAACAGTAA
- a CDS encoding stage 0 sporulation family protein: MVKVVGVRFKSAGKIYFFDPGDLEIEVNTNVIVETARGVEFGLVVIPIREVAEEEIVAPLKPVIRIATEEDKKHSDDNKKKEDDAFNICLKKIKDHNLDMKLIDVEYTFDNNKVLFYFTADGRVDFRELVKDLASVFKTRIELRQIGVRDEAKMLGGIGVCGRVLCCNSYLGEFQPVSIKMAKEQCLSLNPTKISGTCGRLMCCLKYEQDAYEEILSRVPRVGAIVSTPGGQGTVMEISLLKELVKVKMDKGNETDLQIYKADEVKVIKDVAKEEDSDINIEELKSLED, translated from the coding sequence ATGGTAAAGGTGGTTGGGGTTAGGTTTAAAAGTGCAGGAAAGATTTATTTCTTTGATCCCGGTGATTTGGAAATAGAAGTTAACACAAATGTTATTGTGGAAACGGCAAGAGGTGTGGAGTTCGGGCTTGTAGTTATTCCCATAAGGGAAGTGGCTGAGGAAGAGATTGTTGCCCCGTTAAAGCCGGTAATCAGAATTGCAACCGAAGAGGACAAAAAGCACTCTGATGATAATAAAAAGAAGGAAGATGACGCATTCAATATTTGCTTGAAAAAAATAAAAGACCACAATCTTGATATGAAATTAATTGATGTAGAGTATACATTTGATAATAACAAAGTATTGTTTTACTTTACTGCCGACGGCAGAGTGGACTTCAGGGAGCTGGTTAAAGACCTTGCATCAGTCTTCAAAACAAGGATTGAACTAAGACAGATTGGAGTCAGGGATGAAGCTAAAATGCTTGGCGGTATAGGCGTATGCGGACGTGTTTTATGCTGTAATTCATATCTTGGCGAGTTTCAGCCTGTTTCCATAAAGATGGCGAAAGAGCAGTGCCTTTCTTTGAACCCTACAAAAATATCCGGTACATGCGGAAGGCTCATGTGTTGTTTGAAGTATGAGCAGGATGCATATGAAGAAATCCTTTCAAGGGTTCCAAGAGTCGGTGCAATTGTCAGTACTCCTGGCGGCCAGGGAACTGTTATGGAGATAAGCCTACTTAAAGAGCTTGTAAAGGTAAAAATGGATAAGGGCAATGAGACGGATTTGCAGATTTATAAGGCTGATGAGGTAAAGGTAATCAAGGACGTAGCCAAAGAGGAAGACTCCGATATAAATATAGAAGAGCTAAAGAGTTTGGAAGATTAG
- a CDS encoding ATP-binding protein, which produces MGHWTKGCIAIFNGLIGQGEIKGILENSIKGNKVSHAYVFTGPRGIGKKSFAKIFSGMLLCEKQSGDMRCGQCFACKTFDNNTNPDFHIIDAGEGSIGVDEIRKIQSEVIIKPLYSSRKVYLIIEADKMTVQAQNCLLKTLEEPPSYAVIILTASNYEALMETIRSRVSRIPFKKYNNEELRAILDLWMDKPVNNMDFVLSFSDGIAGNALDIAGSEEFVRIREESINVILKLSTKKADDIFNAAKFFEENKSDIDTILDIMQTFYRDLLIYKKTKNEKMLINSDKKGIILNNIAKFTVGKLGDNIELIENTKRILQQNANFQLSIEVMLMKLQEE; this is translated from the coding sequence ATTGGACATTGGACAAAGGGGTGTATAGCTATATTTAACGGTCTTATTGGGCAGGGTGAGATAAAAGGGATTCTTGAAAATTCAATAAAAGGCAATAAGGTATCTCATGCTTATGTCTTTACTGGTCCAAGAGGAATAGGTAAGAAGAGTTTTGCAAAGATTTTTTCAGGTATGCTTTTATGTGAAAAGCAATCGGGAGATATGAGATGTGGTCAGTGTTTTGCGTGCAAAACATTTGACAATAATACTAATCCTGATTTTCATATAATTGATGCAGGAGAAGGCAGCATTGGTGTAGATGAGATAAGAAAGATTCAGAGTGAAGTTATAATAAAACCGCTTTATTCCTCCAGAAAGGTATACCTTATTATTGAGGCGGACAAGATGACTGTACAGGCACAGAATTGCCTGTTAAAGACACTTGAGGAACCGCCTTCATATGCGGTTATAATTCTGACTGCGTCCAATTATGAAGCTCTTATGGAAACCATTCGTTCAAGAGTCTCGAGAATTCCGTTCAAAAAGTACAATAATGAAGAATTAAGGGCTATTTTGGATTTATGGATGGACAAGCCTGTTAATAACATGGATTTTGTGCTTTCCTTTTCAGACGGTATTGCCGGAAATGCTTTGGATATTGCGGGATCAGAAGAATTTGTCCGGATTAGGGAAGAGTCTATAAATGTGATTTTAAAATTGAGCACTAAAAAAGCCGACGATATTTTTAATGCCGCTAAATTTTTTGAAGAAAATAAAAGTGATATAGATACCATATTGGATATAATGCAGACGTTTTACAGGGATTTACTTATATACAAAAAGACCAAAAATGAAAAAATGTTGATTAATTCCGATAAAAAGGGTATCATATTAAATAATATTGCAAAATTCACTGTGGGGAAGCTCGGTGACAATATTGAGCTTATTGAGAATACCAAGAGAATTTTGCAGCAGAATGCTAATTTTCAGCTTTCAATAGAAGTAATGCTTATGAAACTTCAGGAGGAGTAA
- a CDS encoding YaaR family protein, with product MKVRNFGENTANISEPRSREDRKVSESRSGTFQTKLAQAETSNFDERVRNMLNKIVEQGEKLSKKIDIRDFKVYKTMISEFLDEIVNNSHKFSKKSFLDRRGRHKVYAVIKRINEELDLLAKEFLKDEKDNIQILQRLDDIRGLILDITM from the coding sequence ATGAAGGTTCGGAATTTTGGAGAAAATACTGCCAATATTAGTGAACCCCGAAGTCGTGAAGACAGAAAGGTTTCAGAGTCAAGAAGCGGTACTTTTCAGACAAAGCTTGCCCAGGCTGAGACCAGCAATTTTGATGAGCGTGTAAGGAACATGCTGAACAAAATAGTTGAACAGGGTGAGAAGCTATCAAAGAAAATAGATATCAGAGACTTTAAAGTTTATAAGACCATGATTTCTGAGTTTTTGGACGAGATAGTAAATAACTCTCATAAATTTTCCAAGAAGAGCTTTTTGGATAGACGTGGAAGGCATAAGGTTTATGCTGTCATAAAGAGGATTAATGAAGAGCTGGATTTGCTTGCCAAAGAGTTTCTTAAAGACGAAAAAGACAACATTCAGATCCTCCAAAGGCTTGATGATATAAGAGGACTGATTCTGGATATAACCATGTAA